The Gossypium arboreum isolate Shixiya-1 chromosome 4, ASM2569848v2, whole genome shotgun sequence DNA segment aacaagaattccttccttcttccttagaattttcagcccaaaggaaatgaaaatgatgaacaaaattcttctttctttctccacactcacggcaatgggcatgcatgagaccatttttttctcttttttttttgttccctttcattattaaattcccatgctcactattttatttttttcttacatacaccattgtcccaacatgttttatgacatgtttttacccataatctcttgtcatggccggccactaactattaggggggggaaatttgacatgcaagtcctcccctttgactacatgcactattaggtccttatagattagcctatcacttttcaaaagtgtcacacaagtcctactaactgaattcacatgctatcggctaaatcgaagcttgaaattttcacacattcataattacatattctagacaataaatattacgttcaaacatttcggtgactcggtttagcggtccctaaaccacttcccgactagggtcaattttgggctgtcacaatgggTCGATTGTGTGAATAAGTGTTAACAAGGCTTACATTGGTAACTTCATTATGAAAGGTTGAACATCAGGTATGGAAAAGCTATGACACTATAACAGTGCATACATAGCTAAACctaaaagaaattatataagGATAAAACACATTACTGAAGACGGTAGTGTTTGACGGAATAGTGGATGTAGTCAAATATAGTATTTGAGGACAAACCCTGGGGATTTGTTTTGCCAAGACTCTTCTAGCTAGAGAACTCTTTGGGACACATATGAAGGGACATAGGTATATAAAACATGACTGATCTACTTCACTAAGGCAAGTGGGAGACTctggatctggtgccctaagtgtaataTTATCGTCAATATACAcctgtaatttttttaaatagattggttaattaaaaaaattcattaattacattagtatattttgtctaatatttaactaatactaagtagtATTACGTGGTCAGGTCGTAGTAAGAAAAGACAGTTTGTATTAATAAACGAACCTAAAAATGTCCTCAGTCTAATTGAAAATGAACAAACTTATTGAAAGACTAATTTGTCGTCAaccaagtccaattggggagatgtcttGTCTTGGCCATCAAAATgaatgactcccagaagatagatGTGACTGATTGGACTAACAGTACATTAATAGGACCCAAGCAGAATAAATCCTAattccatttatggatttattcacttgtgacattcatagtgtgaaaTACATAAATCCCAACTGGATGGTGGACTATGTACGCGtgactcatacactttgatgtaagaaAAAACGtaagttaaaataaaaaaggaattgaaagttagtGTATTGGCTGTACGAATTCtatagtatgtagcatcattcacaacagtggaattcatagcccaaaacacGGGTAAATTATATCTTCTCATTGCCaatacatggttgatgaaaagtaaacgtagtCACGAGTCACGGGTCATCTATCCTTGTTAtagatgacttgatcactatttgatagggatttacttttcatgaaagaagattTAATAATTACTATGATATAAAATATGATTATATTGGGAGAGTGGATATTATCCCTATATCACCCATAAACCATCTCTGTTGCCAGATTAaggttatagagtattaccgTACAatttgaaacatttaaacatcatATCATTCAACatattaataatttcataaaccattcattcatatggATACTATCCTTAAATCGAGCCCTTGAGgccttaaaaatattttagaagGAATTCGGGATAAATTTGAAACAAAttggaaaatttaccaaaaagatgcaaaaatttcaaaatagggaacacacggctgtgtccaaGCCTGTGTCCTCATCCATGTAACACTTTGAgtaaggtcacacggccgtgtcacacgctAGTGCGCCaggttgtgtaactctctgatttgccccacacgggcgtgtgtcaagctgtgtgttaggccgtgtaactcactgaattGTAATCAGATGACACACGATTGTGTTgtcaggctgtgtgcctcacacgactaatcacacgcctgtgtgcctcacacagttgagtcatacgcccgtgtcttaCGCCGTGTCAatccaaaatttacctaaaatcaagccatcTCAAAACCATTCCATGCATAACTTTTCAACTCATTTATGCACACTTTAAAGGGACCTAAACATCacttaaacacacatcaaaatgTCATTTCATGACCCTATTTCAACTAACCAATAAACCATTCAAAGGCACAACAAGtataccaaaacataacatgCCAAAACGAATCAACATTATCTTATTTCAAGCATCAAAACCTAGTTCAattacttaccaaaacataccacaatttgaCCATTATCAAACCATTCCAAACATGCCATAATGAGCTttaaaaacatgcataataagGTAACTAAAATAAGATAGTTTGACAAAGTATCAAATGGTACCAAACAACCATAACTTTCaaaacttatacatgccaaaacacCATTAACACATTCACCAAAATACCATTACAAAACaccttatacatgtcattataaaccTTGGCCAAAATGCTCAAAAACTTCCAAATTaactgttggatagtgtgatagatctccaacgAGCTTCCAACCAAATTGAGCTTTCGATAATCTATTAAACAAGgaaaacaactacgtaagcaatgaatgcttagtaagctcatataaaccaaaaaataacttaccatttcatttgcataatatAAAGCATAAGTATAATATCAAGCAAAACCATAACTTGGCATAAGACTATACaacatcatcaaattcataaGTTAGTACATTCGTACATGAGCCAAATGAATTTAACTAGAAGATAAGTATATCTCCATATGAAATACATCATTGAAATCATAAATCCTTTTCATAAGATCATGTTTAATTCCATTTGTATACTTACCACTTCATTCCCATTTCTTGctcgttgaaccatctagaattacatcagATACATGAGAAAACTCATATGAAGTGTGTCTTTACATATAATCGTAACCTTTCATTTACATCattgcttacacaagctgtggGTCAGAATAAAAGTTACACAATGCTGCTCAAATGAGCTATGGAGAATCTACAACAAATAGAAGACCTCAGCCATCGATAGAACATTCAAGagcagcacccgaaacatgaaattccaaatgacatgtcatatatatcctaagaattcttaaggctCAACCGGGACTCAATATCTATCAATTCATCATAACattgataattttatatattgattcatttacattaaaaataaaatagtaaacATCCAATTTAAATAACACTAACTCGATAACTGttaatatgaacttacctcggtgggTAGGGGCATAGAAGTTAGATTGACTAATCcaaagctttagcttttcctcaatCTAAGTTCGAATATAGTTTGTTTTTATCTAAATGGATAATTTCAATCAACTGAATActtctagtattcaatttaatccacatttcatatttatgcaaaattaccaatttaccccaaacattttaacttttcacaatttaatccttaagcttataacttaaaatctaaccattttaatATAAACCTATGCTAATAAAAGGTGAAAGGGACTTTGATACAACCCATATTTACCATCATTTTATAATAAAACCCTAGAATTTATATCtttaacaaattaatccctatttctaaaattcataaaaatcacttaacaaaacttatttatttttcaacaaaGACTCATAATGTACCATTTAACATCAGCAATCATTCAAAAGCATTCATGGtaagtccctcaacctttaacaattttgcaaattaatcctcgagctagctagattaagctaaaatgatctaaaaaacataaaaaaatcattaaaaatggggctcgaAATCACTTACATGTAAGaaaacaaacttgtccaaatgcCCTATCTATTCTTCCATGGATGAATCAGTTAAGAAGAAACAAATGTGTAGAAGATGATGATTTTAGCCTATTTGTTTTTAacttaatttaccattttaccttttTCCCCTTTAAAACAATCAGaatttcaataaaaccttgtCCATAACTATCCAATAATTCATTAACTGGTctatttaccattctagtccttTATTTTAAGGTTTCATAACCATTTGATCATTTTAACTAATAGGACTCAACTTTtttcaccttttacaatttagtcattttacttaattaactaagtAAACTTCAAAATTTATTAACGAAATTCTAATACGACCTTACTATAATCCCATTAaccttaaataattaataaaataataactcacTCATTGGAATTATtgtctcaaaaccattgttttcgaTATTACTGAAAACAGGCTATTACAACTTTCCCCCTAAatgaatttttgtccccgaaactAGAAAATAGGTTCTGGTATTACACTTTTATAGCTTCTTCCAgttcccaagttgcttcttcGATTCTGTGACATTGCCAGAGAACTttaactaaagctatacttttatttcttagctctttAACTTTTtgagctaaaattctgatcgaTTCTTCATTATGCATTATATATGGCTGAATCTCAACATCTATAGGTGAAATCACATCTGAACGATGTGATCGATActgtcataacattgatacatgaaatacgtTATGAATTTTCTCTAACTCTAATGTCAAAGCCAATTGATAAGGCACTGGCCCAATCCTCTCAATGACTCCCTTTTAGGCCAAATCGGAGAACTTTCCTCCAAGGtcatacttttagaaatactttgtcaccaacttggaATTCTATATCCTTTCTTTTCAATTCCGCGTAAGATTTCTAACGATCAAAAGTAGTTTTAAAACTGTCACGTATCACTttgactttttcttcagttttatctaaacaaatcaatagcaaataaCTTTTTCTCACTCAGCTAAGTCCAGTATAGCAAAGTTTGACATTTTCAACCATACAAAGCTCCATACgatgccattttgatacttgacTGATATCTACTATTATATGCAAATTGAACCAACAGAAGAAATTTCTCTGAATTACCTTCGAATTATAAAATACAACGTAGAAGCATATCCTTGAGTACCTGAATAACTCACTTAGACTGACCATTAGTCTGTAGATGAAACACTATACTAAAATGTAGTCAAGTCCCTAAACCTTCATGTAATTTACTCCTAAATCAAGAAGTAAACCGTGGATCCCTGTCAAAGATAATAGACACTGGCACACCGTGTAGTCTAACAATCTCATAAACGTACAATTCTGCTAATTTCTCAAGTGAACAATCCGTACGTACTGGAATGAAATGTGTGAATTTCGTCAAATGATCTACAATAAGCcacacaacatctttctttctcagagatagagGTAATCCCAATACAAAATCTATCAGCACACGTTCCCaattccactctggaatcatcaCAGGTTGTAATAAACTAGAAGGTATCTTATGCATGGCTTTAACTTGCTTACAGATCAATCATTTTGATACGAACTCTAAAATCTAtcatttcatacctggccactacTACATCAGAATTCCTCAGAACACAAATCATGTTTTCAAAGTACAAACTACTATATGAATTAACATGAAAGTCCGAACCAGGTTTTGACTCAATTTGCTCCCATTTTGCAATCAATTTAGCATCActtttctgagcatcacaaatatGTTGCAAAAACATCGATCtagcttttaatttagctaaTATAGAACCATCATTAATTAACGTCAACAGCATGTTTAAAActcgcaaagcaaa contains these protein-coding regions:
- the LOC108458587 gene encoding uncharacterized protein LOC108458587, producing MAQKYVRKGYEAYVAYIFDSKVLESKLELVLTVCDFTDVFPEELPRLSRVREVIGNISDIDSSVKNGTYRVEELKAQLQELIHRGFVYPIFSPQVSAKLYQLKVLSTEALVLVQQESGKANVVIDTLSRKSLFALRVLNMLLTLINDGSILAKLKARSMFLQHICDAQKSDAKLIAKWEQIESKPGSDFHVNSYSSLYFENMICVLRNSDVVVASLLQPVMIPEWNWERVLIDFVLGLPLSLRKKDVVWLIVDHLTKFTHFIPVRTDCSLEKLAELYVYEIVRLHGVPVSIIFDRDPRFTS